In Jatrophihabitans endophyticus, one DNA window encodes the following:
- a CDS encoding dipeptide ABC transporter ATP-binding protein gives MTTSDVSAAADHDVLLRVRDLSVSYRTRGATVAAVAGVDLDVRAGEVVAVVGESGSGKSTTAHAVVRLLAANGSIDAGTVQLGRHELTAMSERELRHVRGRRIGFVPQDPSVSLNPVKRIGEQVAEVLRIHDLAGRRAAPTEAVEVLARAGLSDPATRARQYPHELSGGMRQRALIAVAIAAEPRLIIADEPTSALDVTVQRVILDHLQRLTEESGTAVLLVTHDLGVAADRAQRIVVMSQGRVVETGSTERLLRDPQHAYTRQLLASAPSLTVVRPRTGRPPAAVPVAGGAPGAAPDVPLVDARDLVKEYRVPHADPAARTLRAVDGVSFTVERGRTLALVGESGSGKSTTARLVLRLVDPTAGQLVVDGEDVTAARGPQLRRLRRRAQLVYQNPYASLDPRWAVADVITEPLRAFRVGDTASRTARARELLDQVALPAAILSRRPAELSGGQRQRVAIARALALSPELIVCDEPVSALDVSVQARVLELLAELQADTGVAYLFISHDLAVVRQIADRVAVMQAGRIVEQGDTADLFDHPQHDYTRELLAAIPGGRYAADPSTTVDRSPA, from the coding sequence ATGACCACGTCGGACGTGTCCGCCGCGGCGGACCACGACGTGCTGCTGCGGGTGCGCGACCTGTCGGTCTCCTACCGCACCCGGGGTGCGACGGTCGCGGCGGTCGCCGGCGTCGACCTCGACGTCCGTGCCGGCGAGGTGGTCGCGGTGGTCGGCGAGTCCGGCTCGGGCAAGAGCACGACCGCGCACGCCGTCGTGCGGCTGCTCGCGGCCAACGGCAGCATCGACGCCGGCACGGTGCAGCTCGGCCGCCACGAGCTCACGGCGATGTCCGAGCGCGAGCTGCGCCACGTCCGCGGCCGCCGGATCGGCTTCGTCCCGCAGGACCCGTCGGTCTCGCTCAACCCGGTGAAACGCATCGGCGAGCAGGTGGCCGAGGTGCTGCGCATCCACGACCTCGCCGGCCGCCGGGCTGCGCCCACCGAGGCCGTGGAGGTGCTCGCGCGAGCGGGGCTGAGCGATCCGGCCACCCGTGCCCGGCAGTACCCGCACGAGCTGTCGGGGGGCATGCGGCAGCGCGCGCTCATCGCGGTCGCGATCGCCGCCGAGCCCCGGCTGATCATCGCCGACGAGCCGACGAGCGCCCTGGACGTCACGGTGCAGCGCGTCATCCTCGACCACCTGCAACGACTCACCGAGGAGTCGGGGACGGCGGTCCTGCTCGTCACGCACGACCTCGGCGTGGCCGCCGACCGGGCGCAGCGCATCGTGGTCATGTCGCAGGGTCGTGTCGTCGAGACCGGCTCCACGGAACGGCTCCTGCGCGACCCGCAGCACGCGTACACCCGCCAGCTGTTGGCCAGCGCGCCCAGCCTCACCGTCGTCCGGCCGCGCACCGGGCGTCCTCCCGCCGCCGTCCCTGTCGCCGGCGGCGCACCCGGGGCCGCCCCCGACGTGCCGCTGGTCGACGCCCGCGACCTGGTGAAGGAGTACCGCGTGCCGCATGCCGACCCCGCGGCGCGGACGCTGCGCGCGGTCGACGGCGTCAGCTTCACCGTCGAACGGGGGCGCACGCTCGCGCTGGTGGGCGAGTCGGGCTCCGGCAAGTCGACGACGGCACGCCTCGTACTGCGGCTGGTCGACCCGACGGCCGGGCAGCTCGTCGTGGACGGCGAGGACGTCACCGCCGCCCGCGGGCCGCAGCTACGCCGGCTGCGACGCCGGGCGCAGCTCGTCTACCAGAACCCCTACGCGTCGCTCGATCCGCGCTGGGCCGTCGCCGACGTGATCACCGAGCCGCTGCGGGCTTTCCGCGTCGGCGACACGGCGTCGCGGACGGCGCGGGCGCGCGAGCTGCTCGATCAGGTGGCGCTGCCCGCGGCGATACTGTCGCGACGTCCGGCGGAGCTGTCCGGCGGCCAACGACAGCGTGTGGCGATCGCACGGGCCCTGGCGCTGTCGCCGGAGCTCATCGTCTGCGACGAGCCGGTCTCGGCCCTGGACGTGTCGGTCCAGGCCCGCGTGCTCGAGCTGCTCGCCGAGCTGCAGGCCGACACCGGCGTCGCCTACCTGTTCATCTCGCACGACCTCGCGGTGGTGCGTCAGATCGCCGACCGGGTGGCCGTCATGCAGGCCGGGCGCATCGTGGAGCAGGGCGACACGGCCGATCTCTTCGACCACCCGCAGCACGACTACACCCGCGAGCTGCTCGCGGCGATACCCGGCGGCCGGTACGCCGCCGACCCGTCCACCACCGTCGATCGGAGCCCGGCATGA
- a CDS encoding pyridoxamine 5'-phosphate oxidase family protein: MTSWADVQASSPELAEIVRRTFAVRKHATMATVRRNGEPRISGTEVDFHDDGHVYLGMMAGAQRAGDLRRYPRVAVHCPTEDPPADDPAAWPGDGKITARAREVEPFRFRLDIDTVVLTRVAAGAEELEITVWRAATGDTTVTRRG; this comes from the coding sequence ATGACATCGTGGGCGGACGTGCAGGCGAGCTCGCCCGAACTCGCCGAGATCGTGCGGCGCACCTTCGCGGTGCGCAAGCACGCCACCATGGCGACGGTCCGGCGCAACGGTGAACCTCGTATCAGCGGTACCGAGGTCGACTTCCACGACGACGGCCACGTCTACCTCGGCATGATGGCCGGCGCGCAGCGGGCCGGCGATCTGCGCCGCTACCCGCGGGTGGCCGTCCACTGCCCCACCGAGGACCCGCCCGCGGACGATCCGGCGGCCTGGCCCGGCGACGGCAAGATCACCGCACGGGCCAGGGAGGTCGAGCCGTTCCGCTTCCGCCTCGACATCGACACCGTCGTCCTCACCAGGGTCGCGGCAGGCGCCGAGGAACTCGAGATCACGGTGTGGCGCGCGGCCACGGGCGACACCACCGTGACCCGGCGTGGGTAG
- a CDS encoding ABC transporter permease → MPRQTEPPAGDRRSRGVDPRRVLRFAGHRPGLVLAVVVAVLIVLASFWPGLFTSQDPLLGTPSQNFRGPSGAHWFGTDELGRDVFSRVVHGAQLSLQATLIAVLVAFVVGGSLGLVAGFVGRWVEDVIMRLVDVLLSIPALFLSLALVTALGYGTVKVAVAVGVASVAGFARVMRAEVLRVRQAVFVEASRSCGTRWYAVLGRHVLPNALGPVLVLATLEFGTAVLAVSSLSFLGYGARPPAPEWGTLISTGRNYLGNAWWLTALPGSTIAATVLAVNRIARALDGEWARQR, encoded by the coding sequence GTGCCGCGACAGACGGAGCCGCCCGCCGGTGACCGCCGCTCCCGAGGTGTCGACCCGCGCCGGGTGCTGCGCTTCGCGGGGCACCGGCCCGGGCTCGTGCTCGCGGTCGTCGTCGCCGTCCTGATCGTGCTCGCGTCGTTCTGGCCGGGGCTGTTCACCTCGCAGGACCCGTTGCTGGGCACGCCGTCGCAGAACTTCCGGGGTCCGAGCGGCGCGCACTGGTTCGGCACCGACGAGCTCGGCCGTGACGTCTTCTCGCGCGTCGTCCACGGCGCCCAGCTCTCGCTGCAGGCCACGTTGATCGCCGTGCTCGTCGCCTTCGTGGTGGGCGGATCGCTCGGCCTGGTCGCCGGATTCGTCGGTCGCTGGGTGGAGGACGTGATCATGCGGCTGGTCGACGTGCTGCTGTCCATCCCGGCGCTGTTCCTGTCCCTGGCCCTGGTCACCGCGCTCGGCTACGGCACGGTCAAGGTGGCCGTCGCCGTCGGCGTGGCGAGCGTGGCCGGGTTCGCGCGGGTGATGCGGGCCGAGGTGCTGCGGGTGCGGCAGGCGGTGTTCGTCGAGGCGTCCCGCTCGTGCGGCACACGCTGGTACGCCGTGCTCGGCCGGCACGTGCTGCCCAACGCCCTCGGGCCGGTGCTGGTGCTCGCGACGCTGGAGTTCGGCACCGCCGTGCTGGCGGTGTCGTCGCTGAGCTTCCTCGGCTACGGGGCCCGACCTCCCGCACCGGAGTGGGGCACGCTGATCTCCACCGGGCGCAACTATCTCGGCAACGCCTGGTGGCTCACCGCGCTGCCGGGGTCGACCATCGCCGCGACGGTGCTCGCCGTCAACCGCATCGCCCGGGCGTTGGACGGCGAGTGGGCGAGGCAGCGATGA
- a CDS encoding TetR/AcrR family transcriptional regulator — MATTPAGRHIRNPQGTGGRLRADILAAAGRILESTGSDDAVTLRAIAREAGITAPAIYAHFADRDAIRRTVIEQTFTQLATVLTTAADTEHEPVARLHVVCHAYLDFAARRPHHYRLLFERHRAARGADAGPAAPDVGSIVGADAFGVLLQAADSCIRSGASTAVDPVASATRVWVGLHGQATLQASLPWFPWPPADRLATDVVRRMADLR; from the coding sequence GTGGCGACGACACCGGCGGGCAGGCACATCCGCAACCCCCAGGGGACGGGCGGCCGGCTGCGGGCGGACATCCTGGCCGCGGCCGGCCGGATCCTGGAGTCGACGGGCAGCGACGACGCCGTGACGCTGCGCGCCATCGCGCGCGAAGCCGGCATCACCGCGCCGGCCATCTACGCGCACTTCGCCGATCGCGACGCCATCCGTCGCACGGTGATCGAGCAGACCTTCACGCAGCTCGCGACGGTGTTGACCACCGCGGCCGACACCGAGCACGAGCCCGTCGCCCGACTGCACGTGGTATGCCACGCCTACCTCGACTTCGCCGCACGCCGGCCGCACCACTACCGCCTGCTCTTCGAGCGCCACCGTGCCGCCCGGGGCGCGGACGCCGGGCCCGCGGCCCCCGACGTCGGGTCCATCGTCGGGGCGGATGCGTTCGGCGTGCTGCTGCAGGCGGCGGACTCGTGCATCCGCTCCGGCGCGTCCACGGCCGTCGACCCCGTCGCGAGCGCCACCCGGGTGTGGGTCGGCCTGCACGGCCAGGCCACCCTGCAGGCCAGCCTGCCGTGGTTCCCGTGGCCCCCGGCCGACCGCTTGGCGACCGACGTCGTGCGACGGATGGCCGACCTGCGCTGA